A segment of the Cohnella algarum genome:
ATGAAGCTTCTGCTTAACGGACAACTGGCAAGCAGCGAAGAGGCCGTGATCTCCGTCTACGATCACGGCTTTCTGTATGGGATGGGATTGTTCGAGACGTTCCGGACGTACGGCGGAAGGCCGTGGCTGCTGGAGCGCCACGCCGGTCGCCTCGCCGAAGGCTGCCGCTTGTTGGGCATCGAATACGAAGCCGATCCGGCGCGGATGAAGCGGGAGACGGCGCGGCTTCTGGAAGCGAACGGCCTTCGGGACGCCTATGTCCGCTGGTCGGTATCGGCGGGCGCCGGTCCGGTCGGCTTGCCTTCGGAAGACTACTCTCGGCCCAACGAGATCGTCTACATGAAGCCGCTGGCCGCGGACGAGCCGTCCGCCCGCGCGGCCAAGACGCTGCGGCTTTTGCGTCTTGCGCGCAGCGGGCCGGAAAGCGACATCCGGTTAAAATCGTTCCATTATATGAATAATATAGCGGCAAAGCGCGAGCTGTCCGCCGGGGAGCGGCTCCGGGCACGGAAGGATTGTTTCTGAACGAGGCCGGGCACGTCTCCGAAGGCATCGTCAGCAACGTCTTTTGGGTGCGGGACGGCGTCCTGCATACGCCGGAGCTTGCGGCGGGACCGCTGGCCGGCGTAACCCGCGGCTACGTGCTCGAGCTGGCGCGGCATCACGGGTTGAAGGTCTCGGAGGGACTGTACGCCTGGGACCGGTTGAAGGCGGCCGAGGAGATTTTCGTGACGAATTCCATCCAGGAGATCGTTCCGGTCGACAGGCTGGAGGAAACGGACGGGAGTTCGGCCTGGGAGGCAGCACAGGCAGGGGTCCCCGGACGGTGGACTTCATTTCTTATGAACGCGTATCGGCATGCCGCGGAGACGGGGGAACAACGATGAAACGACCGCTTGTTTTTTATAAGCGTACCTATACGTTCAAGGACGGTTTGACGCTTGAATTCGGCAATCGCACGCTCATTATGGGCATCTTGAATATTACGCCCGATTCCTTCTCGGACGGCGGGCGCTATTTGGACGTCGACGCGGCGGTCGCCAGAGCGCGCGAAATGGTCGAGGAGGGCGCCGATCTAATCGATATCGGGGGCGAGTCGACGCGTCCGGGCCACGATCCGGTGTCGGCCGAGGAAGAGATCGCCCGCATCGTGCCGGTCATCCGCGCTTTGCGGGGGAGCGTCCGCGTTCCGATCAGCGTGGATACGTACAAGGCGAAGACGGCGAGGGCCGCGCTCGCGGCGGGAGCGCACATTTTGAACGACGTTTGGGGGCTGAAAGCCGACCCGGAAATGGCGGCCGTCGTCGCGGAGCACGGCTGTCCCGTTATTTTGATGCACAACCGCAAGAAAATGGATTATGCCGATTTCGTGCCGGACGTGCTGGCGGATCTGCAGGAAAGCGTTCGGCTCGCGCGCGCGGCAGGGGTCGCGGACGATCATATCTGGCTCGATCCCGGCATCGGCTTCGCCAAGGACGACGAACGAAATCTGGAGCTGCTGGGCCGTCTCGGGGAACTCGCGGCGCTCGGCTATCCCGTGCTTCTCGCCGCCTCCCGCAAAACGGTCATCCGCAATACGCTCGGATTGCCCGCGGACGACGTGGTGGAAGGAACGGCGGCGACGACGGCGCTCGGGATCGCCCAAGGCTGCCAGCTGGTGCGCGTTCACGACGTGAAGGCGAACAAGCGGGTCGCCCGCATGGCCGACGCCATCGTCTACCGCCAGGCCGGGGAAAAGAAGGGGGACTGAGCGCATATGGATCGAATGGTTATGAAGCGGATGGTTTTTTTCGGTTATCATGGGGTCTACCCGGAGGAAAATAAGCTCGGACAGCAGTTTATCGTCGATCTCGACATGAAGCTCGATCTGAGCCGGGCTGCTTTGAGCGACGATGTGAACGACACCGTCAATTACGCGGACCTGCATTCTTTTATAAAAGGAATCGTCGAAGGCCCGCCCGTGAAGCTGATCGAGGCGCTGGCCGGCAGGATTGCCATCGGCGTTCTCGAAACGTATACTAGTATCCATGAAGTTACCGTCGGGGTGACCAAACCGAATCCTCCGTTCGACATCCGTTTCGACGGGGTGACGGTGGAGCTTCGCAGGCGCCGGAACGGCGACGGGCAAATCGTTCCCGCGGAGGACTGAATGTTGCGTGTTTGAAGCTTATGCGGCGCTTGGCGCCAATCTCGGAGACCGGGAACGGTCGCTGCGGGAGGCGGTCAGACGCCTGGCGGCGACGGAAGGAATCGAGGTGCGGAGATGCTCCGCGCTGTACGAGACCGATCCGGTCGGATATACGGAGCAGCCCGCTTTTTTGAACATGGCGGCGGCTCTCGGTACGAATCTCTCCCCGCTGGAATTGCTGCGCGTCATGCTCGGCATCGAGCGGGAGATGGGCAGGGTGCGGGACATCCGCTTCGGCCCGAGGACGATCGATCTGGATTTGCTGCTTTACGAAGGAATAGAGCTGGATACGGAAGAGCTTGCGCTCCCGCATCCCCGCATGGGGGAGCGGGCGTTCGTGCTGGTGCCGCTGCGCGACGTTTGGGCGGACGGGCCGGAGGCGTTTCCGTGGAACGGCTTGCTGACGGAACCCGTTTTAAAGGAAGCGGGCATCAAGGTATGGGCGCCGTGGGGAGGCGTCCCGAAGGAGCGATGAACGATGCTTAAAATCGGCAACATCGAAATGAACAACAATGTCGTGCTGGCTCCGATGGCCGGCGTTTGTAACCCGGCGTTCCGGCTGATCGCCAAGGAATTCGGCTGCGGGCTCGTGTGCGCGGAAATGGTGAGCGACAAGGCGATTTTGCACGGGAACAAGCGGACGCTGGAAATGCTGTTCGTGGACGAGCGCGAGAAGCCGCTCAGCTTGCAGATTTTCGGCGGCGACCGGGAATCGCTCGTGGAGGCGGCCAAATTCGTCGACAAAAACACGAACGCCGACATTATCGACATCAACATGGGCTGCCCGGTGCCGAAGGTCACCAAATGCGACGCGGGGGCCCGTTGGCTGCTGGATCCGAATAAAATCTACGAAATGGTGTCGTCCGTCGTCGACGCCGTCGAAAAGCCGGTCACCGTCAAAATGCGGATCGGCTGGGACGACGAGCACGTGTACGCGGTGGAGAACGCCCAAGCGGTGGAGCGCGCGGGGGGATCCGCGGTCAGCGTTCACGGCCGGACCCGGGAACAATTGTATACCGGGAAAGCGAACTGGGACATTATCAAGGACGTCAAACAGGCGGTTTCCATTCCCGTCATCGGCAACGGCGACGTCTTCAGCCCCGAGGACGCGGAGCGGATGTTGAAGCATACGGGCGTCGACGGGGTCATGATCGGCCGCGGCGCTCTCGGCAACCCGTGGATGCTGTACCGGACCGTTCACTATTTGACGCGCGGCGAATTGCTGCCGGATCCGACCCCGGGCGAGAAAATCCGCATCGCAATGCTTCATCTCGACCGGCTGGTCAACTTGAAGGGCGAAGCCCAGGCCGTTCGGGAAATGCGCAAGCATTTGGCCTGGTATCTGAAAGGGCTGCCGGATGCGGCTCGCGTCAAAAACGAAATCATGGAGATGACGACCCGTTCTGCCGTCGCGGCCAGACTCGATCTGTACGTCCGGACGGTAGAGGAGGAAATGGCCCGCGCGGCCGAATCCGAGCCGGCGGACGGCGAGGCGCTCGTCCATTGAATATGCGGTTTTCCGCTAATTGACATTTCGATGGGGTTGAAATATAATCGTAACCAATATTCTCACGATCGGCTTTGGCAAGGGCTGTCTGAGTTTACGGCTGGCTTGCGGCAAGTGTCATGTCAGCGATAATCAGCCATATATTTGATTAGAAACGGACTGTGCCGAGCCGTCTCGCAAGAGTGGCAGCAGACCGTTCATGCGGACGCATGAAAATTATATCCAGATGACAGGAGATCGATGAGATGGCCGAGAAAGAAGTCCTTCTAACCCCGGACGGGTTGAAGAAACTCGAAGAAGAGCTTGAAAACCTCAAATCGGTCAAGCGCCGTGAAGTCGCGGAGCGGATCAAGGTCGCGATCGGTTATGGAGATATTAGCGAAAACTCCGAGTACGAAGACGCGAAGAACGAGCAGGCCTTCATTGAAGGACGGATTATCACGCTGGAGAAGATGCTGCGCAACGCCCGCATCATCAACAACGACGAAATTGACGTCGACACGGTGGGCATCGGATCGACCGTCGTCGTCGAGGATCTGGAGTTCGGCGATACGCTGGAATACACCATCGTAGGGACGGCAGAATCGGACCCGCTGCAAAATAAAATTTCGAACGAAAGCCCGGTTGGAAAGAGCATACTCGGCAAGAAAAAGGGAGCGACCGTCGAAGTCAACGTTCCAGCGGGTATCATTTCATACAAAATCGTCGAAATCAAGAAGTAACCATCGTAGCGCAAACGCACTTTGGGAATGGCGGTCGGCGCGGGCGGCATCGTGCGGCCGGGGCCGACCGCCATTTGTCGGAAATCCATATTCGATCGCGCGCGGCAACTTTTCTTTCCTTAATGATGAAGGAACATTGGATAAACGTCTCGTCCTCCCAAGGGCGAAGACGTTTAATTGCGTACGGAGGGTTGCAAGGCGTAGGCTGGAGGGAAATTGGTCATGAGTGAAGAAAATCAAATCGAAACTGCCGAACTGAGCGAAATGCTGCAAATTCGGCGCAACAAGCTGGACGAGCTGCGGGAGCTTGGCATCGACCCGTTCGGCGTCAAATTCGAGCGCACGCACCAGGCGGGAGAAGTGGTCCGCCGCTATGACGCGCTGCCCAACGAAGAGTTGGAGGCGCAGAACGTTCAAGTACGCATCGCCGGCCGCATCATGACGAAGCGGGCGATGGGCAAGGCTTCTTTTGCCCACATTCAGGATTTGAGCGGCAAAATTCAGATCTACGTTCGGGCGGACTCCGTTCCGGAGCACAAGTACAAAGCGTTTGGCCTGCTGGATATCGGCGACATCATCGGCGTCACGGGCATCGTCTTCAAAACGAAAACCGGCGAGACCAGCATTAAAGTGAGCGATTTGGAAGTGCTCACGAAGTCGCTCCTTCCGCTGCCGGACAAGTTCCACGGATTGAAGGATGTAGAGACCCGTTACCGCCAGCGCTACGTCGATCTGATCGTCAACCCCGACGTCCAGAAAACGTTCATCTCCCGTTCCCGCATCATCCAGTCGATGCGGCGTTATTTAGACGGGCTCGGCTATTTGGAAGTGGAAACGCCGACGCTTCATTCGATCGCGGGCGGCGCGGCCGCGCGTCCATTCATTACGCATCATAATGCGCTGGATATGCAGCTTTACATGCGGATCGCGATCGAGCTTCATTTAAAGCGGCTCATTGTCGGCGGCCTGGAAAAGGTGTACGAGATCGGACGCGTATACCGCAACGAAGGGATTTCGACGCGCCACAATCCGGAATTCACGATGATCGAGCTGTACGAGGCTTATGCCGACTACGAGGACATCATGAATTTGACGGAGAACCTGATCGCCCACATCGCGCAAGAAGTGCTCGGGACGACCAAAATCACGTACCAAGGCCAGGAGGTCGATCTGGCCCCGCCGTGGCGCCGGGTTACGATGGCTTCGCTCGTCAAGGAAGCGGTCGGGATCGATTTTACGCAGCAAATCGGCAACGAAGAAGCGCATCGCCTGGCCAAGGAACACAAAGTCCAGGTGGAGCCGCACATGACGACCGGGCATATTCTCAATGCTTTCTTCGAGACTTTCGTCGAGCATACGCTGATTCAGCCTACGTTCGTCATGGGCCACCCGGTGGAGATTTCTCCGCTTGCCAAGAAAAACGAAGCCGATCCCCGGTTCACCGACCGGTTCGAGCTGTTCATCGTCGCGCGCGAGCATGCCAACGCGTTCAGCGAACTGAACGATCCGATCGACCAGCGCCAGCGCTTCGAGGCGCAGTTGGCCGAGAAGGAAGCAGGCAACGACGAAGCGCATGAAATGGACGACGATTTCATTCGTTCGCTGGAATACGGAATGCCGCCGACCGGGGGACTGGGCATCGGTATCGACCGTTTGGTCATGCTGCTTACGGACGCCCCTTCGATTCGCGACGTGCTGCTGTTCCCGCATATGCGCGGAGAATAAGCTTATGCTTCAGCGCAGCCCGTTTCCGGCGACCGGAGCGGGCTGCTTCTTATTAGAAGGGTAACCGCGCGAATCGAAAATTACGCTTGATTTTTCTGTCAGATAATACCACGCATAAAATGTTTAAAAAACACTTGCAAATGGTTTGTAGGCTATGATATATTAATCAAGTCGCCGTTACGACAGCGACGCGAAAGCGAAGGCCTTCGGGCTAACGCGATTGCTCCTTGAAAACTGAACATCGAGCGTAATTGGAAACAAGTCGAATGCAGGCTTTGAGCCTGTGCGAGACAAACCAGCAATAACTTTTTGAGCCTAAGGGCTCTTCAATAAAGTAGTTGGACATTTGACTCTCAGGATTTCCTTTGGAAACCCTGCCGTCAAAAGTCCCTTTATGGAGAGTTTGATCCTGGCTCAGGACGAACGCTGGCGGCGTGCCTAATACATGCAAGTCGAGCGGATCTTTTTAGGTAGCTTGCTACTTAAGAAGGTTAGCGGCGGACGGGTGAGTAACACGTAGGCAACCTGCCCTTTAGCCTGGGATAACATTCGGAAACGAATGCTAAGACCGGATACGCAGCTTGGTCGCATGAGCGAGCTGGGAAAGACGGAGCAATCTGTCGCTAAGGGATGGGCCTGCGGCGCATTAGCTAGTTGGTGGGGTAACGGCTCACCAAGGCGACGATGCGTAGCCGACCTGAGAGGGTGAACGGCCACACTGGGACTGAGACACGGCCCAGACTCCTACGGGAGGCAGCAGTAGGGAATCTTCCACAATGGGCGAAAGCCTGATGGAGCAACGCCGCGTGAGTGAGGAAGGCCTTCGGGTCGTAAAGCTCTGTTGCCAGGGAAGAATAAGGGCTAGTTAACTGCTAGCTCGATGACGGTACCTGAGAAGAAAGCCCCGGCTAACTACGTGCCAGCAGCCGCGGTAATACGTAGGGGGCAAGCGTTGTCCGGAATTATTGGGCGTAAAGCGCGCGCAGGCGGTTCTTTAAGTCTGGTGTTTAAGTGCGGGGCTCAACCCCGTGACGCACTGGAAACTGGGGGCTTGAGTGCAGAAGAGGAGAGCGGAATTCCACGTGTAGCGGTGAAATGCGTAGAGATGTGGAGGAACACCAGTGGCGAAGGCGGCTCTCTGGACTGTAACTGACGCTGAGGCGCGAAAGCGTGGGGAGCAAACAGGATTAGATACCCTGGTAGTCCACGCCGTAAACGATGAGTGCTAGGTGTTGGGGGGTCCACCCCTCGGTGCCGAAGTTAACACATTAAGCACTCCGCCTGGGGAGTACGGTCGCAAGACTGAAACTCAAAGGAATTGACGGGGACCCGCACAAGCAGTGGAGTATGTGGTTTAATTCGAAGCAACGCGAAGAACCTTACCAGGTCTTGACATCCCTTTGACCGGTCTAGAGATAGGCCTTTCCTTCGGGACAGAGGAGACAGGTGGTGCATGGTTGTCGTCAGCTCGTGTCGTGAGATGTTGGGTTAAGTCCCGCAACGAGCGCAACCCTTGATCTTAGTTGCCAGCACTTCGGGTGGGCACTCTAAGGTGACTGCCGGTGACAAACCGGAGGAAGGCGGGGATGACGTCAAATCATCATGCCCCTTATGACCTGGGCTACACACGTACTACAATGGCCGGTACAACGGGAAGCGAAAGGGCGACCTGGAGCCAATCCTAAAAAGCCGGTCTCAGTTCGGATTGCAGGCTGCAACTCGCCTGCATGAAGTCGGAATTGCTAGTAATCGCGGATCAGCATGCCGCGGTGAATACGTTCCCGGGTCTTGTACACACCGCCCGTCACACCACGAGAGTTTACAACACCCGAAGCCGGTGGGGTAACCGCAAGGAGCCAGCCGTCGAAGGTGGGGTAGATGATTGGGGTGAAGTCGTAACAAGGTAGCCGTATCGGAAGGTGCGGCTGGATCACCTCCTTTCTAAGGAACCCTTCGGGGGATAACGTCCGATTACGCTCGAGTTCAGTTTTGAAGGAGCAAGACGCTCGCGAAGCCGGAAGCTGAAAAGCGGAGGGCTTTTACGAGAGCTTACAACTTCAAATGCAACACCTGTCTGGTGGCAATGGCGGAGGGGTTCCACGCGTACCCATCTCGAACACGACCGTTAAGCCCTCCAGCGCCGATGGTACTTGGACCGCAGGGTCCTGGGAGAGTAGGACGTTGCCAGGCAGGCTCATGAATCCGTTCATGAAGCCGCTCCATCAGCTGGTAAAGGCTGATAGCTGCTGCGGGCCTTTAGCTCAGCTGGTTAGAGCGCACCCCTGATAAGGGTGAGGTCGGTGGTTCGAGTCCACTAAGGCCCACCATACAACAATTGTATACCTTATCCCGTGGGGACATAGCTCAGCTGGGAGAGCACCTGCCTTGCACGCAGGGGGTCAGGAGTTCGATCCTCCTTGTCTCCACCATCTTTACCTTG
Coding sequences within it:
- the folK gene encoding 2-amino-4-hydroxy-6-hydroxymethyldihydropteridine diphosphokinase — protein: MFEAYAALGANLGDRERSLREAVRRLAATEGIEVRRCSALYETDPVGYTEQPAFLNMAAALGTNLSPLELLRVMLGIEREMGRVRDIRFGPRTIDLDLLLYEGIELDTEELALPHPRMGERAFVLVPLRDVWADGPEAFPWNGLLTEPVLKEAGIKVWAPWGGVPKER
- the lysS gene encoding lysine--tRNA ligase; protein product: MSEENQIETAELSEMLQIRRNKLDELRELGIDPFGVKFERTHQAGEVVRRYDALPNEELEAQNVQVRIAGRIMTKRAMGKASFAHIQDLSGKIQIYVRADSVPEHKYKAFGLLDIGDIIGVTGIVFKTKTGETSIKVSDLEVLTKSLLPLPDKFHGLKDVETRYRQRYVDLIVNPDVQKTFISRSRIIQSMRRYLDGLGYLEVETPTLHSIAGGAAARPFITHHNALDMQLYMRIAIELHLKRLIVGGLEKVYEIGRVYRNEGISTRHNPEFTMIELYEAYADYEDIMNLTENLIAHIAQEVLGTTKITYQGQEVDLAPPWRRVTMASLVKEAVGIDFTQQIGNEEAHRLAKEHKVQVEPHMTTGHILNAFFETFVEHTLIQPTFVMGHPVEISPLAKKNEADPRFTDRFELFIVAREHANAFSELNDPIDQRQRFEAQLAEKEAGNDEAHEMDDDFIRSLEYGMPPTGGLGIGIDRLVMLLTDAPSIRDVLLFPHMRGE
- the folB gene encoding dihydroneopterin aldolase, whose protein sequence is MDRMVMKRMVFFGYHGVYPEENKLGQQFIVDLDMKLDLSRAALSDDVNDTVNYADLHSFIKGIVEGPPVKLIEALAGRIAIGVLETYTSIHEVTVGVTKPNPPFDIRFDGVTVELRRRRNGDGQIVPAED
- the greA gene encoding transcription elongation factor GreA is translated as MAEKEVLLTPDGLKKLEEELENLKSVKRREVAERIKVAIGYGDISENSEYEDAKNEQAFIEGRIITLEKMLRNARIINNDEIDVDTVGIGSTVVVEDLEFGDTLEYTIVGTAESDPLQNKISNESPVGKSILGKKKGATVEVNVPAGIISYKIVEIKK
- the folP gene encoding dihydropteroate synthase, with product MKRPLVFYKRTYTFKDGLTLEFGNRTLIMGILNITPDSFSDGGRYLDVDAAVARAREMVEEGADLIDIGGESTRPGHDPVSAEEEIARIVPVIRALRGSVRVPISVDTYKAKTARAALAAGAHILNDVWGLKADPEMAAVVAEHGCPVILMHNRKKMDYADFVPDVLADLQESVRLARAAGVADDHIWLDPGIGFAKDDERNLELLGRLGELAALGYPVLLAASRKTVIRNTLGLPADDVVEGTAATTALGIAQGCQLVRVHDVKANKRVARMADAIVYRQAGEKKGD
- the dusB gene encoding tRNA dihydrouridine synthase DusB — its product is MLKIGNIEMNNNVVLAPMAGVCNPAFRLIAKEFGCGLVCAEMVSDKAILHGNKRTLEMLFVDEREKPLSLQIFGGDRESLVEAAKFVDKNTNADIIDINMGCPVPKVTKCDAGARWLLDPNKIYEMVSSVVDAVEKPVTVKMRIGWDDEHVYAVENAQAVERAGGSAVSVHGRTREQLYTGKANWDIIKDVKQAVSIPVIGNGDVFSPEDAERMLKHTGVDGVMIGRGALGNPWMLYRTVHYLTRGELLPDPTPGEKIRIAMLHLDRLVNLKGEAQAVREMRKHLAWYLKGLPDAARVKNEIMEMTTRSAVAARLDLYVRTVEEEMARAAESEPADGEALVH